One Bradyrhizobium zhanjiangense DNA segment encodes these proteins:
- a CDS encoding thymidylate synthase, which yields MHQYQDLLERILSDGAEKTDRTGTGTLSVFGHQMRFDLSAGFPMLTTKRLPLKAIVHELLWFLKGDTNIKYLRDNGVTIWDEWADANGDLGPVYGHQWRSWPAPDGRSIDQIANVIDMIKRNPDSRRLIVSAWNPAEVDKMALPPCHCLFQFYVANGRLSCQLYQRSADVFLGVPFNIASYSLLTMMVAQVTGLKPGDFVHSFGDTHLYSNHLEQAKLQLTRAPRALPVMRINPEVKDIFSFRFEDFELVGYDPHPHIKAEVAV from the coding sequence ATGCACCAGTATCAGGACCTGCTCGAGCGGATTCTTTCAGACGGCGCCGAGAAGACGGACCGGACCGGCACCGGCACGCTGTCGGTGTTCGGCCACCAGATGCGCTTCGATCTGTCCGCCGGCTTTCCGATGCTGACCACCAAGCGGCTGCCGCTGAAAGCGATCGTGCACGAGCTGCTCTGGTTTCTGAAGGGCGACACCAACATCAAATATCTGCGCGACAACGGCGTCACCATCTGGGACGAATGGGCCGATGCCAATGGCGATCTTGGCCCGGTCTACGGCCATCAGTGGCGCTCCTGGCCCGCGCCTGATGGCCGCAGCATCGACCAGATCGCGAACGTTATCGACATGATCAAGCGCAATCCGGACTCGCGCCGCCTGATCGTCTCGGCCTGGAATCCGGCCGAGGTCGACAAGATGGCGCTGCCGCCGTGCCACTGCCTGTTCCAGTTCTACGTCGCCAATGGCAGGCTGTCGTGCCAGCTTTATCAGCGCTCGGCCGACGTGTTCCTCGGCGTGCCCTTCAACATCGCCTCCTATTCACTGCTGACGATGATGGTCGCGCAGGTCACCGGCCTCAAGCCGGGCGATTTCGTGCATTCGTTCGGCGATACGCATCTCTATTCCAACCATCTGGAGCAGGCGAAGCTCCAGCTCACCCGCGCGCCGCGCGCGTTGCCGGTGATGCGGATCAACCCCGAGGTGAAGGACATCTTCTCCTTCCGCTTCGAGGATTTCGAGCTCGTCGGCTACGATCCGCATCCGCACATCAAGGCGGAAGTCGCGGTCTAG
- a CDS encoding tripartite tricarboxylate transporter substrate binding protein BugD gives MTVIRALAGACAAAFASLCVLAAPAEAQTYPTRSITMIVPFAAGGPTDVVARIVTAHMAQTLGQSIIIENVVGAGGTTATTRAARAANDGYTLITGHMGTHAASVPLYPKLAYHPEKDFEPVALLAGTPILILARKDFPPRDLKEFVTYVKANAEKVNAAHAGVGSVSHASCELLHSILDIKPVGVPFNGTGPAMNALVAGQVDYMCDQIVNAVPQINAGTIKAYAIATAERNPSLPSVPTTAEAGLPAFQAQAWNAMFAPKGTSPAIVASLNAAAIKALDDETVRKRLLELGSVIPGPKDRTPEALATLVKNEIAKWSPVLKPAT, from the coding sequence ATGACTGTCATTCGCGCGCTTGCGGGCGCATGTGCCGCGGCGTTCGCATCGTTGTGCGTCCTTGCCGCACCGGCTGAGGCGCAGACCTATCCGACGCGCAGCATCACCATGATCGTGCCGTTTGCGGCCGGCGGACCGACCGACGTCGTCGCGCGCATCGTCACCGCACACATGGCGCAGACGCTGGGGCAGAGCATCATCATCGAGAACGTGGTCGGCGCCGGCGGCACCACCGCCACAACGCGCGCCGCGCGTGCGGCCAATGACGGCTATACGCTCATCACCGGACATATGGGCACGCATGCCGCCTCCGTGCCGCTCTATCCGAAACTCGCCTATCATCCCGAGAAGGACTTCGAGCCGGTCGCGCTGCTCGCGGGCACGCCGATCCTGATCCTGGCGCGCAAGGATTTTCCGCCGAGGGACCTCAAGGAGTTCGTCACCTATGTGAAGGCGAATGCCGAGAAGGTGAATGCCGCGCATGCCGGCGTCGGCTCGGTCTCGCACGCCTCATGCGAGCTTCTGCACTCCATCCTCGACATCAAACCGGTCGGTGTGCCCTTCAATGGCACGGGTCCCGCGATGAACGCGCTGGTGGCGGGACAGGTCGACTACATGTGCGACCAGATCGTCAACGCCGTCCCGCAGATCAATGCCGGCACCATCAAGGCCTATGCGATCGCAACGGCGGAGCGCAATCCGTCGCTGCCGAGCGTGCCGACGACGGCGGAAGCCGGCCTGCCGGCATTCCAGGCCCAGGCCTGGAATGCGATGTTCGCACCGAAGGGAACCTCGCCGGCGATCGTGGCGAGCCTGAACGCCGCCGCCATCAAGGCGCTCGACGACGAGACCGTGCGCAAGCGCCTGCTCGAGCTCGGCAGCGTCATTCCGGGGCCTAAGGACCGTACGCCGGAGGCGCTGGCGACCCTCGTCAAGAACGAGATCGCGAAGTGGAGCCCGGTGCTCAAGCCGGCAACTTAG
- a CDS encoding tripartite tricarboxylate transporter permease, whose product MDIFANLAHGFAVAFSPINLLMCLIGALVGTLVGVLPGIGTIATVAMLLPITFGLPPVGALIMLAGIYYGAQYGGSTTSILVNIPGEATSVVTAIDGHQMARQGRAGPALAIAAIGSFFAGCVATVLIAVLGAPLTKLALAFGPAEYFSLMVLGLIFAVVLAKGSVLKAIAMIVFGLLLSMVGSDIETGASRMAFNIPELADGLGFATVAMGVFGFAEIIRNLDAGAEMSRDLVQQKITGLMPTRKDLVDSTPAILRGTVLGSILGILPGGGATIASFGAYTLEKKLAKNPSRFGRGAIEGVAGPESANNAAAQTSFIPLLTLGIPPNAVMALMVGAMTIHGIVPGPQVMQKQPDLVWGMIASMWIGNLMLIIINLPLVGIWVRLLRVPYRLMFPSIVIFCAIGIYSVNNAPVDVILAGVFGLVGYWLIKHDFEPAPLLLGMVLGPLMEENLRRALLISRGDWSVFLTRPLSAVLLAVAATLLVLTVLPVLRAKRDEVFTESEN is encoded by the coding sequence ATGGATATCTTTGCCAACCTCGCTCACGGCTTCGCCGTCGCGTTCTCCCCGATCAACCTTCTGATGTGCCTGATCGGCGCCCTGGTCGGGACGCTGGTCGGCGTGCTCCCGGGCATCGGCACCATCGCAACGGTCGCGATGCTGCTGCCGATCACCTTTGGATTGCCGCCAGTCGGCGCGCTGATCATGCTCGCCGGCATCTATTACGGCGCCCAGTACGGCGGCTCGACCACGTCGATCCTGGTCAACATACCCGGTGAGGCGACATCGGTCGTCACCGCCATCGACGGCCACCAGATGGCGAGGCAAGGCCGCGCCGGCCCGGCGCTGGCGATCGCCGCGATCGGCTCGTTCTTCGCCGGCTGCGTCGCGACCGTCTTGATTGCCGTCCTCGGCGCGCCGCTCACGAAACTCGCGCTGGCGTTCGGCCCGGCCGAATATTTCTCGCTGATGGTGCTCGGCCTGATCTTCGCGGTGGTGCTGGCCAAGGGCTCGGTGCTGAAGGCGATCGCCATGATCGTATTCGGTCTGTTGCTCTCGATGGTCGGCTCGGACATCGAGACCGGCGCCTCGCGCATGGCCTTCAACATTCCGGAACTCGCCGACGGCCTCGGCTTTGCGACGGTGGCGATGGGCGTATTCGGTTTTGCCGAGATCATCCGCAATCTCGACGCTGGCGCCGAGATGAGCCGCGATCTCGTGCAGCAGAAGATTACAGGTCTGATGCCGACCAGGAAGGATCTGGTCGACTCGACGCCCGCCATCCTGCGCGGCACCGTACTCGGCTCGATCCTCGGCATCTTGCCCGGCGGCGGTGCGACCATCGCATCATTCGGGGCTTATACGCTCGAGAAGAAGCTCGCCAAGAACCCGTCGCGGTTCGGCCGCGGCGCGATTGAAGGCGTGGCCGGGCCGGAGAGTGCCAACAACGCCGCGGCGCAGACCTCCTTCATCCCGCTGCTCACCCTCGGCATCCCGCCGAACGCGGTGATGGCGCTGATGGTGGGCGCGATGACCATCCACGGCATCGTGCCGGGTCCGCAGGTGATGCAGAAGCAGCCGGATCTCGTCTGGGGCATGATCGCCTCGATGTGGATCGGCAATCTGATGCTGATCATCATCAATCTGCCGCTGGTCGGAATCTGGGTCCGGCTGCTGCGCGTGCCGTACCGGCTGATGTTTCCCTCGATCGTGATCTTCTGCGCGATCGGCATCTATTCGGTGAACAACGCGCCGGTCGACGTCATCCTCGCGGGTGTGTTCGGCCTCGTCGGTTACTGGCTGATCAAGCACGATTTCGAGCCGGCGCCCCTGCTGCTCGGCATGGTGCTGGGACCGCTGATGGAAGAGAACCTGCGCCGTGCGCTGCTGATCTCGCGCGGCGACTGGAGCGTGTTCCTGACGCGTCCGTTGTCGGCAGTGCTGCTCGCGGTGGCGGCGACTCTTCTTGTCCTTACGGTGCTGCCGGTCTTGCGCGCCAAGCGCGATGAGGTGTTCACCGAGTCCGAGAACTGA
- a CDS encoding tripartite tricarboxylate transporter TctB family protein, whose amino-acid sequence MADTMGHSATATRNTKLALGFCLLAIAPQIFELIWSIGTIFGWGTGRGPATVVTSHATALLAGAPSAIFGSLGGGAKKVSTEVLLALIYSYPLFVVAILTLFMTIRSAQDYVGGIVLMAVALFALWASSDLQGMRGFSFGAGTAPRMFGGLLVALSAGIALTGLLTEGAPLSHYSWRGPLFVVAAILFFALAIRPLGLVVTAFLSFMIAATGSNETRWLEAAIVGACLTVGCAILFPYVLGLPMPMFPRFLIQ is encoded by the coding sequence ATGGCCGACACGATGGGCCACTCAGCGACAGCCACTCGAAACACAAAGCTGGCGCTCGGTTTTTGTCTGCTGGCGATTGCGCCGCAGATTTTCGAATTGATCTGGTCGATCGGGACGATCTTCGGCTGGGGCACCGGCCGCGGCCCGGCAACGGTCGTCACCAGCCACGCGACGGCGCTGCTCGCCGGAGCGCCCAGCGCGATCTTCGGGTCGCTCGGTGGCGGTGCCAAGAAGGTGTCGACCGAGGTGCTGCTGGCACTGATCTATTCCTATCCGCTATTTGTGGTGGCGATCCTCACGCTGTTCATGACGATCCGGTCGGCGCAGGACTATGTCGGCGGCATCGTCCTGATGGCGGTCGCCCTGTTCGCGCTATGGGCGTCGAGTGATTTGCAGGGCATGCGCGGCTTCTCCTTCGGCGCGGGGACCGCGCCGCGCATGTTCGGCGGCCTGCTGGTCGCCTTGTCCGCCGGCATCGCCTTGACGGGCCTCCTGACGGAGGGAGCCCCGCTTTCCCATTACTCCTGGCGGGGACCGCTGTTTGTGGTGGCGGCGATCCTCTTCTTTGCGCTGGCGATCCGGCCCCTCGGCCTCGTGGTCACGGCCTTCCTAAGCTTCATGATCGCGGCGACCGGATCGAATGAGACGCGCTGGCTTGAAGCGGCGATCGTCGGCGCCTGCCTGACGGTTGGTTGCGCGATCCTGTTTCCATACGTGCTCGGGCTGCCGATGCCGATGTTTCCGCGTTTCCTGATCCAGTGA
- a CDS encoding SspB family protein, producing the protein MATDHIRYDVLARDALRGVLRKVLTDAAAHGLPGEHHFFITFVSKAEGVKLSSRLLAQYPEEMTIILQHQFWDLTVLEDRFEVGLSFGGIPERLVVPFSAIKSFLDPSVKFGLQFDTSDVAEVAPESLPAAPAPSAVAVPASAAEPAESAEEPAAPNQGGAEVVRLDRFRKK; encoded by the coding sequence ATGGCGACCGATCATATCCGATACGATGTGCTGGCCCGCGACGCGCTGCGCGGTGTGCTGCGCAAGGTGCTGACCGATGCCGCGGCCCATGGCCTGCCGGGTGAGCACCATTTCTTCATCACCTTCGTGTCGAAGGCCGAGGGCGTGAAGCTGTCGTCGCGGTTGCTCGCGCAATATCCGGAAGAGATGACGATCATCCTCCAGCACCAGTTCTGGGATCTGACCGTGCTCGAGGACCGGTTCGAGGTCGGCCTGTCCTTCGGCGGCATTCCAGAGCGACTGGTGGTGCCGTTCAGCGCCATCAAGAGCTTCCTCGATCCGTCCGTGAAATTCGGACTCCAGTTCGACACCTCCGACGTCGCCGAGGTGGCGCCCGAGAGTTTGCCGGCAGCACCCGCACCGTCGGCCGTCGCGGTCCCCGCGTCTGCCGCTGAGCCGGCGGAAAGCGCGGAGGAGCCGGCGGCCCCAAACCAGGGCGGCGCCGAAGTCGTGCGGCTCGATCGTTTCCGCAAGAAATGA
- the fumC gene encoding class II fumarate hydratase has translation MDVLMAKTARSKTARPATRTETDSFGPIEVAADRYWGAQTERSRQNFRIGTDRMPISLVHALGIVKLAAAQSNRELGLLDQRRANAIIRAAREVIDGSLDDHFPLVVWQTGSGTQTNMNLNEVIANRANELLGGELGTKKPVHPNDHVNMSQSSNDSFPTAMHIAAASRITADLVPALGELLRALRKKEKEFAKIVKIGRTHTQDATPLTLGQEFSGYAAQVESGITRLKGAVKELYPLAQGGTAVGTGLNSKPRFAKLFAKHVAGITKLPFTSAANKFEALASNDAYVLAHGAINSLATGLFKIANDIRLLGSGPRSGLGELILPENEPGSSIMPGKVNPTQCEAMTMVCCQVFGNHTAITVAGSQGHFELNVFKPVLAYNMLHSIRLMADAARSFTEHCVSGIRADEKRIKELMQRSLMLVTALAPKIGYDNAAKVAKTAHANGTTLKEEALRLGFVSADEFDRLVRPEKMTSPG, from the coding sequence ATGGATGTGCTCATGGCCAAAACTGCCCGCTCGAAGACTGCTCGCCCCGCCACCCGCACCGAGACCGACAGTTTTGGTCCGATCGAGGTCGCCGCCGACCGCTATTGGGGGGCGCAGACCGAGCGCTCGCGGCAGAATTTCCGCATCGGGACGGATCGCATGCCGATCTCGCTCGTGCATGCCCTCGGCATCGTCAAGCTCGCCGCAGCACAGTCCAACCGCGAGCTCGGCCTGCTCGACCAGCGCCGCGCCAATGCCATCATCCGTGCCGCGCGCGAGGTGATCGACGGCAGCCTCGACGATCATTTCCCGCTGGTGGTGTGGCAGACCGGCTCGGGCACCCAGACCAACATGAACCTCAACGAGGTCATCGCCAACCGTGCCAACGAGCTGCTCGGCGGCGAGCTCGGCACCAAGAAGCCGGTGCATCCCAACGATCACGTCAACATGAGCCAGTCGTCGAACGACTCTTTTCCCACGGCGATGCATATCGCGGCGGCGAGCCGCATCACTGCGGATCTCGTTCCTGCGCTCGGTGAGCTGCTCCGCGCGCTGCGCAAGAAAGAGAAGGAGTTCGCCAAAATCGTGAAGATCGGCCGGACCCACACCCAGGACGCGACGCCGCTGACGCTCGGCCAGGAGTTTTCCGGCTATGCCGCGCAGGTCGAGAGCGGCATCACCCGCCTCAAGGGCGCGGTGAAGGAGCTTTATCCGCTGGCGCAGGGCGGCACCGCCGTCGGCACCGGCCTCAACTCGAAGCCGCGCTTTGCAAAACTGTTCGCTAAGCACGTTGCCGGGATCACGAAGCTCCCCTTCACCAGCGCCGCCAACAAATTCGAGGCGCTGGCCTCGAACGATGCCTATGTGCTGGCGCACGGCGCCATCAATTCGCTGGCGACGGGCCTGTTCAAGATCGCCAACGACATCCGCCTGCTCGGATCCGGCCCGCGCTCAGGGCTAGGCGAACTGATCCTGCCGGAGAATGAGCCGGGCTCCTCGATCATGCCGGGCAAGGTCAATCCGACCCAGTGCGAGGCGATGACCATGGTCTGCTGCCAGGTGTTCGGCAATCACACCGCGATCACCGTCGCCGGCAGCCAGGGCCATTTCGAGCTCAACGTCTTCAAGCCCGTGCTGGCCTACAACATGCTGCACTCGATCCGCCTGATGGCGGACGCTGCGCGCTCCTTCACCGAACATTGCGTCAGCGGCATCCGCGCCGACGAGAAGCGCATCAAGGAGCTGATGCAGCGCTCGCTGATGCTGGTGACGGCGCTCGCGCCCAAAATCGGCTACGACAATGCGGCCAAGGTGGCCAAGACGGCGCATGCCAACGGAACCACGCTGAAGGAAGAGGCGCTGCGACTCGGCTTCGTCTCGGCGGATGAATTCGACCGCCTGGTACGCCCCGAGAAGATGACCAGCCCGGGATAA
- a CDS encoding DUF4169 family protein has protein sequence MGNVINLNRFRKRAEREASAKQADANRAKFGRTKAERSAAEKRADQAKEHLDQHRIDREEQP, from the coding sequence ATGGGGAACGTCATCAACCTGAATCGTTTCAGGAAGCGCGCCGAGCGGGAAGCCTCGGCGAAGCAGGCGGACGCCAACCGGGCGAAGTTCGGTCGCACGAAGGCGGAGCGGTCGGCGGCGGAGAAGCGGGCGGACCAGGCGAAGGAGCATCTGGACCAGCACCGGATCGATCGCGAGGAGCAGCCATGA
- a CDS encoding ribbon-helix-helix domain-containing protein — protein sequence MKSPVVKRSIVVAGHKTSVSLEEAFWNGMKEISGLRNMTLSELVGEIDGARQQGNLSSAIRLFVLDYFKSRAMAVQPEKVPAQ from the coding sequence ATGAAGTCGCCCGTCGTGAAACGATCGATCGTCGTCGCCGGCCACAAGACCAGCGTCAGCCTGGAAGAGGCGTTCTGGAACGGCATGAAGGAGATCTCGGGCCTGCGCAACATGACGCTGTCCGAGCTCGTCGGCGAGATCGACGGCGCCCGCCAGCAGGGCAATTTGTCCTCGGCGATCCGCCTGTTCGTTCTGGACTACTTCAAGAGCCGCGCCATGGCCGTCCAGCCGGAAAAGGTCCCGGCCCAGTAG
- a CDS encoding FeoA family protein has product MTDTNDIRPHMPLGLAQRGYTGVIQHLSAREAGSALSDIELESRLIELGFVEGAQVEVLHEGLVGRDPIAVRVDNITIAVRRREAMAIIVA; this is encoded by the coding sequence ATGACCGACACCAATGACATACGCCCGCACATGCCGCTGGGTCTGGCCCAGCGTGGCTATACCGGCGTCATCCAGCATCTGTCCGCCCGCGAGGCAGGCTCGGCGCTCTCGGACATCGAGCTCGAGAGCCGGCTGATCGAGCTCGGCTTCGTCGAGGGCGCCCAGGTCGAGGTCCTGCATGAGGGGCTGGTCGGACGCGACCCGATCGCCGTGCGGGTCGACAACATCACCATCGCGGTCCGTCGTCGCGAAGCCATGGCCATCATCGTCGCTTAG
- the feoB gene encoding ferrous iron transporter B has translation MELPLLHLALVGTPNSGKTSLFNALTGSRQKVANYPGVTVERKEGFFVTPLGRQVSVVDLPGTYSLRGRSPDEEITRDFVLGKASGETVPDLVLCVADSTNLRLTIRLLLELKRTGRPMILVLNMFDIATRRGIDVDVERLAKELGVPVVTSIAVRKGGTADLLALTDEIAAKLAAEPQENSWRALSVSELRATQREADRIIADCVSLPASPDTWTARIDAVVLHPVAGLIVLALILFVMFQAVFAWAKPLMELLQSGFDVLGGFVHATLPDGLLQSFLQNGVIAGVGSVIVFLPQIIIIFLFILLLEDFGYMARAAFLMDRIMGGAGLHGRAFIPLLSSFACAIPGIMATRVIDNKRDRLTTILIAPLMTCSARIPVYTLIISAFIPARDVWSFINLQGLVMFGLYAAGITSALVVSFLIKFFMLRDYAPAPFMLELPDYKMPRLKSIAIGIYTRAKMFLQRAGTTIFSMMVLIWFLASFPQPPVGATEPAIDFSLAAMIGKALAPLLAPVGFNWQIAVALIPGMAAREVAVAALGTVYAIEGGKEAAEQIGQVLATKWSLATALSMLAWYIFAPQCASTLAVIRRETGSWAWMAVTFTYMLVLAYAASLVTYNAAVALGAG, from the coding sequence ATGGAATTACCCCTGCTGCATCTCGCCTTGGTGGGCACGCCAAACAGCGGCAAGACCTCGCTGTTCAATGCCCTGACCGGCAGCCGGCAGAAGGTCGCGAACTATCCGGGCGTCACGGTCGAGCGCAAGGAAGGCTTCTTCGTCACCCCGCTCGGCCGCCAGGTCTCCGTGGTCGACCTGCCCGGCACGTATTCGCTGCGCGGCCGCAGCCCGGACGAGGAGATCACCCGCGACTTCGTGCTCGGCAAGGCCTCCGGCGAGACAGTGCCCGATCTCGTGCTGTGCGTGGCCGACTCGACCAATCTGCGCCTGACCATCCGCCTGCTGCTCGAGCTCAAGCGCACGGGACGGCCGATGATCCTCGTGCTCAACATGTTCGACATCGCGACGCGTCGCGGCATCGATGTAGACGTGGAGCGGCTCGCCAAGGAGCTCGGCGTGCCCGTGGTCACCTCGATCGCGGTGCGCAAGGGCGGCACGGCCGATCTGCTGGCTCTGACCGACGAGATTGCGGCAAAACTCGCCGCCGAGCCCCAGGAGAACAGCTGGCGCGCGCTCAGCGTCAGCGAATTGCGCGCGACCCAGCGCGAGGCCGACCGCATCATCGCCGACTGCGTCAGCCTGCCTGCGAGCCCCGACACCTGGACCGCGCGGATCGACGCCGTCGTGCTGCATCCGGTCGCCGGCCTCATCGTGCTCGCGCTGATCCTGTTCGTGATGTTCCAGGCGGTGTTCGCCTGGGCGAAGCCGCTGATGGAGCTGCTGCAGTCCGGCTTCGATGTACTCGGCGGGTTCGTCCACGCCACCCTCCCCGACGGTCTGTTGCAGAGCTTCCTTCAGAACGGCGTGATCGCGGGCGTCGGCAGCGTCATCGTGTTCCTGCCGCAGATCATCATCATCTTCCTGTTCATCCTGCTCCTGGAAGATTTCGGCTACATGGCGCGCGCCGCGTTCCTGATGGACCGCATCATGGGCGGCGCCGGCCTGCACGGCCGTGCCTTCATTCCGCTGTTGTCGAGCTTTGCCTGCGCCATTCCCGGCATCATGGCAACGCGCGTCATCGACAACAAGCGCGACCGACTGACCACGATCCTGATCGCGCCGCTGATGACCTGCTCGGCGCGTATTCCGGTCTACACGCTGATCATCTCCGCCTTCATCCCGGCCAGGGACGTCTGGAGCTTCATCAACCTGCAAGGCCTCGTGATGTTCGGCCTCTATGCGGCCGGCATCACCAGCGCGCTTGTGGTCTCGTTCCTGATCAAATTCTTCATGCTGCGCGACTATGCGCCGGCGCCGTTCATGCTGGAGCTGCCGGACTACAAGATGCCGCGGCTGAAATCGATCGCGATCGGCATCTACACGCGCGCCAAGATGTTCTTGCAGCGTGCCGGCACCACGATCTTCTCGATGATGGTGCTGATCTGGTTCCTGGCCTCGTTTCCGCAGCCGCCGGTGGGCGCCACCGAGCCGGCGATCGACTTCAGCCTGGCTGCGATGATCGGCAAGGCGCTCGCGCCACTGCTCGCGCCCGTCGGCTTCAACTGGCAGATCGCGGTCGCCCTGATCCCCGGCATGGCGGCGCGCGAGGTCGCGGTCGCAGCGCTCGGCACCGTCTATGCGATCGAGGGCGGCAAGGAGGCGGCCGAGCAGATCGGCCAGGTGCTGGCGACGAAATGGTCGCTCGCGACCGCCCTGTCGATGCTGGCCTGGTACATCTTCGCCCCGCAATGCGCCTCCACCCTCGCCGTGATCCGGCGCGAGACCGGAAGCTGGGCCTGGATGGCCGTGACCTTCACCTACATGCTGGTGCTGGCCTATGCGGCGAGCCTCGTCACCTACAATGCCGCGGTCGCGCTAGGCGCGGGCTAA